A window of Sphingobacterium sp. SRCM116780 contains these coding sequences:
- a CDS encoding DEAD/DEAH box helicase has product MQQTKLSSSHRIVYSICEHPYLGYLMEPHVVKLNPNGTYSLRYKRVFSNTVNEYAQAVDELDYKLIRLLDEIEQTNLIKKYHKKAIRPVDFFSKVFDKKLHELLRTKIDQVLLQFLAIVGDKPIFLMSKDGYPADQKVQIAPQPASILFHFRRNEEETRYFPTIKYEDHRMEFMFKNAQVIINEQAWLLLNNTLFHFDQQLEGKKLSPFLNKRFISVSRSTEKKYFETFVCSLIERYHVYAEGFEIKTHQHNANPILKLIGHEEGYFHLQLQFQYGPYIFSSGKDNKVNVRMEYIEDQDLYVFHRIKRSLTWEANQLQIITELGLEKVQQHVNDLFPKKVLGKQVSIFDWISQNDAILKEKGFEIIQDVAEKRFFIGHTSIDISINEGNDWFDIKAIAKFGPFEIPFIQLRHHILHNIKEFTLPNGEIAMIPEEWFAQYNHLFQFSTDKNELKLNKIHLGLLYEISEHAELMFSRKLKKLTEFEEIEDAPLPKNFHGQLRPYQQAGYNWFNFLQQYKFGGCLADDMGLGKTIQTLALLQRQKELLVKSNDVKTSLLVLPTSLIYNWQNEAHKFAPDLQIHLHTGNNRLKNPQLLASFDLVITTYGITRIDEELLSQFYFNYIILDESQNIKNPTSKSFKAIKSLKSKNKLALSGTPVENSVSDLWTQMHFTNPGLLGSYTYFQKEFVQPIEKKKDEEKARRLQTIVKPFILRRTKDQVATELPPKTEQVLYCEMPEKQHELYEKVKSEYRNAILDGQMIGKAKSNQIALLQGLIKLRQLANHPKMVDQEYIGSSGKFDTVIETLENVLQHGNKVLIFSQFVKHLNIFRGYFDKKKINYAYLDGSTKNRDEAVSQFRQDEDTKLFLISIKAGGVGLNLIEADYVFILDPWWNPAVEQQAVDRSHRIGQTKNVFIYKFISKDTVEEKILAMQNRKRSIAQSLITTEESFIKSLSPEDIQELLG; this is encoded by the coding sequence ATGCAACAGACAAAGTTATCTTCATCGCACCGAATTGTTTATTCCATATGTGAACATCCCTATTTGGGTTATTTAATGGAGCCACATGTGGTCAAATTGAATCCAAATGGGACTTATTCACTTCGCTATAAACGCGTATTTAGCAATACAGTCAATGAATATGCACAAGCTGTTGATGAGTTAGACTATAAGTTGATCCGACTTCTTGACGAGATCGAACAAACTAATCTGATCAAGAAGTACCATAAAAAAGCCATCAGACCTGTAGACTTCTTTTCAAAAGTTTTTGACAAGAAATTACATGAATTGTTAAGAACAAAAATTGATCAGGTACTCCTTCAGTTTTTGGCTATTGTAGGTGATAAACCCATATTCTTGATGAGTAAAGATGGGTATCCTGCAGATCAAAAAGTTCAGATCGCACCTCAACCAGCCTCTATCCTTTTTCATTTTAGAAGAAATGAAGAGGAGACACGTTATTTCCCAACCATTAAGTATGAAGATCATCGAATGGAATTCATGTTTAAGAATGCACAGGTAATCATTAATGAACAAGCGTGGCTCTTACTTAACAATACCTTATTTCACTTTGATCAACAATTAGAAGGCAAAAAACTAAGCCCATTTTTGAACAAAAGATTTATTTCCGTTTCTCGAAGTACTGAAAAGAAGTACTTTGAAACCTTTGTTTGTAGCTTGATAGAAAGATATCATGTGTATGCCGAAGGGTTTGAGATTAAGACGCATCAACATAATGCCAATCCTATCCTGAAGTTGATTGGTCATGAAGAAGGATATTTCCATTTACAATTACAATTTCAATATGGTCCCTATATATTTTCCTCCGGCAAAGATAATAAGGTAAATGTCCGAATGGAATATATAGAAGATCAAGATCTATATGTGTTCCATCGCATCAAACGTTCTCTGACTTGGGAAGCAAATCAACTTCAGATCATAACAGAACTTGGTTTGGAAAAAGTTCAGCAACACGTAAATGATCTATTCCCCAAAAAAGTATTGGGCAAACAAGTTTCTATTTTTGATTGGATCAGTCAAAATGATGCTATATTGAAAGAAAAAGGATTTGAGATCATACAAGATGTCGCAGAAAAAAGATTTTTTATTGGACATACCTCTATTGATATTTCAATTAATGAAGGTAATGATTGGTTCGATATCAAGGCAATAGCAAAATTTGGTCCTTTCGAGATTCCATTTATCCAATTAAGACATCATATCCTTCATAATATTAAAGAATTTACACTTCCAAATGGAGAAATAGCCATGATACCGGAAGAGTGGTTTGCGCAATACAATCACTTGTTTCAATTTTCTACAGATAAAAATGAGCTTAAATTAAATAAAATTCATTTAGGATTACTTTACGAGATCAGCGAGCATGCGGAGCTCATGTTCTCCCGAAAGTTGAAAAAATTGACGGAATTTGAAGAGATTGAAGACGCCCCCTTACCCAAAAATTTTCATGGACAGCTTCGCCCCTATCAACAGGCAGGATACAATTGGTTTAACTTTTTACAACAGTACAAATTTGGAGGCTGTCTTGCTGATGATATGGGACTGGGAAAGACCATTCAAACACTCGCCTTACTTCAACGTCAAAAGGAATTATTGGTCAAAAGCAACGATGTCAAGACTTCATTGCTTGTATTGCCGACTTCATTGATTTACAATTGGCAAAATGAAGCGCATAAGTTTGCACCAGATCTACAGATTCATCTACATACTGGCAATAACCGATTAAAAAATCCACAGTTACTGGCTTCTTTTGATTTGGTCATTACGACTTATGGTATCACACGTATTGATGAAGAGCTGTTAAGTCAATTTTACTTCAACTACATCATTCTTGATGAGAGTCAAAATATTAAAAACCCAACCTCAAAATCTTTCAAAGCTATTAAAAGCTTAAAAAGTAAAAATAAGCTTGCCTTAAGTGGAACTCCTGTAGAAAATTCAGTCTCTGATCTTTGGACACAAATGCATTTTACAAACCCTGGACTTCTTGGTAGTTACACCTATTTTCAAAAGGAATTTGTGCAACCTATTGAAAAGAAAAAGGATGAGGAAAAGGCAAGAAGACTTCAAACCATTGTTAAGCCTTTTATCTTACGCAGAACCAAAGATCAAGTTGCAACAGAGCTTCCTCCAAAAACGGAGCAAGTACTATATTGTGAAATGCCTGAAAAACAACATGAGCTCTATGAAAAAGTAAAATCAGAATATCGTAATGCGATTCTAGATGGTCAAATGATAGGAAAAGCAAAATCAAATCAAATTGCGCTCCTGCAAGGTTTGATTAAATTAAGACAACTTGCCAATCATCCTAAAATGGTCGACCAAGAATATATAGGCAGCTCAGGAAAATTTGACACGGTAATCGAGACCTTAGAGAATGTATTACAACATGGAAATAAAGTCTTAATATTCTCACAATTTGTCAAGCATCTCAATATTTTTAGGGGATACTTTGATAAGAAAAAAATCAACTATGCTTATTTAGATGGGAGTACAAAAAACCGAGATGAAGCTGTCAGTCAGTTCAGACAAGATGAAGACACAAAATTATTTTTAATATCGATCAAAGCTGGTGGTGTAGGTCTGAACCTAATTGAGGCTGACTATGTATTCATTTTAGATCCCTGGTGGAACCCTGCTGTCGAACAACAAGCTGTAGATAGATCGCACAGAATCGGGCAAACTAAAAATGTATTTATCTATAAATTTATTTCGAAAGATACGGTAGAGGAAAAAATATTAGCTATGCAAAATAGAAAACGTTCTATTGCCCAAAGTTTAATTACTACGGAAGAGAGTTTTATCAAGTCATTATCACCAGAAGATATTCAAGAACTATTGGGATAA
- the dapF gene encoding diaminopimelate epimerase, protein MESKIKFSKYQGAGNDFILIDNRNLGFDRKNEDLIKQLCDRRFGIGADGLMLLQAIENFDFEMVYFNADGREGTMCGNGGRCIVAYARDLNLIHDKTVFLAVDGVHQANLEGNLIDLQMIDVEKIDRDGEAYVINTGSPHYITFKNKLADLDVFNDGYQIRNNQTYKKEGINVNFIEKEGDTGYFLRTFERGVEDETFACGTGATAAAMTIALAENRNGKITIPIRVLGGQLYISFLKDGHSFTQVYLKGPATFVYNGTI, encoded by the coding sequence ATGGAATCAAAAATTAAATTTTCAAAATACCAAGGGGCTGGCAATGACTTTATTCTTATTGACAATAGAAACCTAGGTTTCGATCGTAAAAATGAAGATTTGATCAAACAACTTTGTGATCGAAGATTTGGTATTGGAGCTGATGGTTTGATGCTATTACAAGCAATAGAAAACTTTGATTTTGAGATGGTTTATTTTAATGCTGATGGCCGAGAAGGAACGATGTGTGGTAATGGCGGTCGCTGTATTGTCGCTTATGCAAGAGATCTTAACTTGATACATGACAAAACTGTCTTTTTGGCAGTGGACGGTGTTCATCAAGCGAATTTAGAGGGCAATTTAATTGATCTCCAAATGATTGATGTCGAAAAAATAGATCGAGATGGAGAAGCCTATGTCATCAATACAGGTTCACCTCACTATATTACCTTTAAAAATAAGTTGGCAGATCTGGATGTTTTTAATGACGGATATCAGATCAGAAATAATCAAACGTATAAAAAAGAAGGAATCAATGTCAACTTTATCGAAAAAGAAGGTGACACAGGATATTTCTTACGTACATTTGAACGAGGAGTTGAAGATGAAACTTTTGCATGTGGAACTGGAGCTACAGCCGCTGCAATGACCATAGCATTAGCTGAAAATAGAAATGGAAAAATAACAATCCCCATCCGTGTACTAGGGGGGCAATTATATATCTCTTTTTTAAAAGATGGTCATTCTTTTACTCAAGTATATTTGAAAGGTCCCGCAACTTTTGTTTACAACGGAACTATCTAG
- a CDS encoding Do family serine endopeptidase, which translates to MNKVGLTLLTAVFGGAVAIGGYKLFENKTFDGMSFEDKQKVYFANNPTGVISSTGNPDFTQAAAIVSPGVVHIKTTYTKQISQGGGSGSPFDMFEEFFGNPQGQGRQQRQAQPVQASGSGVIISDDGYIVTNNHVVEDADKIEVVLTDKRSFEAKVIGRDPNTDLALLKVTAKGLPVVKLGNSDNVNIGEWVLAVGYPLGLQSTVTAGIVSAKGRQIGILGESQQQPRGYGGQEEPVANSSIESFIQTDAVINRGNSGGALVNAQGELIGINSAIASPTGVYAGYGFAIPVNLVKKIVDDFVKFGNVKRGYIGVTFTEITPELAKEKGLTDVNGLYVQDVVKGGAAAAAGIQKGDLITQINGKVITSSPVLQETVGRLRPGDKVKLTFKRDGKEKEVNVTLKGEEINKVAAGENSSKSATEIYNKLGASFLPASSAQKKELGINSGVVVTQINKGGVFEYFGVEKGLVITEVNGTPVNNVDDIEAALAKTKRNIVSMKGVPERGSTVVLNVPIEY; encoded by the coding sequence ATGAACAAAGTAGGTTTAACTTTATTAACAGCTGTCTTCGGAGGAGCCGTAGCTATAGGAGGCTATAAGCTTTTTGAGAATAAAACATTTGATGGAATGTCTTTCGAGGACAAACAAAAGGTATATTTTGCGAACAATCCAACTGGAGTGATTTCCTCGACAGGAAATCCAGATTTCACACAAGCAGCTGCAATTGTGTCTCCAGGAGTTGTACACATTAAAACAACGTATACCAAACAAATATCTCAGGGTGGAGGATCAGGTTCTCCATTTGATATGTTTGAGGAGTTTTTTGGTAATCCACAAGGTCAAGGTCGTCAACAAAGACAGGCGCAACCTGTTCAAGCTTCGGGATCTGGTGTGATTATCTCTGATGATGGCTATATCGTAACGAATAACCACGTGGTAGAAGATGCGGATAAGATTGAGGTTGTTCTTACGGATAAGCGCTCTTTTGAAGCAAAAGTAATTGGACGTGATCCAAATACAGATTTAGCTCTTTTAAAAGTAACGGCTAAAGGACTTCCTGTTGTTAAATTGGGAAATTCGGATAATGTGAATATTGGCGAGTGGGTGTTAGCAGTGGGTTATCCATTAGGTTTGCAATCAACAGTGACTGCAGGAATTGTTAGTGCAAAAGGACGTCAAATAGGAATTTTAGGAGAAAGTCAACAACAGCCTCGTGGCTATGGTGGTCAGGAAGAACCTGTGGCTAATTCATCGATTGAGTCGTTTATCCAAACCGATGCGGTTATTAACAGAGGAAATAGCGGTGGAGCATTGGTAAATGCACAAGGTGAGTTGATTGGTATTAATTCAGCTATTGCTTCTCCAACAGGAGTGTATGCTGGTTATGGTTTTGCAATTCCAGTAAATTTAGTGAAGAAAATTGTGGATGATTTTGTGAAATTTGGAAATGTGAAACGTGGTTATATTGGAGTGACCTTTACTGAAATAACACCGGAATTAGCAAAAGAAAAAGGCTTGACAGATGTGAATGGATTGTATGTTCAGGATGTCGTTAAAGGTGGTGCTGCAGCAGCTGCAGGAATTCAAAAAGGAGATTTGATTACCCAGATCAATGGCAAAGTCATTACCTCTTCTCCAGTTCTACAAGAAACTGTTGGTCGTTTACGTCCAGGAGATAAAGTGAAATTGACCTTTAAGCGTGATGGAAAAGAAAAAGAAGTGAATGTCACGCTGAAAGGAGAAGAAATAAATAAAGTAGCGGCTGGAGAAAATTCTAGTAAAAGTGCTACTGAAATTTATAACAAACTAGGTGCTAGTTTTCTTCCTGCTTCGAGTGCACAGAAAAAAGAGTTGGGTATAAACTCTGGTGTAGTGGTCACCCAAATTAATAAAGGTGGTGTTTTTGAATATTTTGGTGTTGAGAAAGGTCTGGTGATTACTGAAGTAAATGGTACTCCAGTTAATAATGTGGACGATATTGAAGCTGCTTTAGCAAAAACAAAACGAAACATTGTTAGCATGAAAGGTGTGCCAGAACGAGGAAGTACAGTTGTACTCAATGTTCCAATCGAATATTAA
- a CDS encoding low molecular weight protein-tyrosine-phosphatase has product MNILMVCLGNICRSSLAHGILSHLAKEEGLDWTIESAGTGDWHIGQAPDRRSIAVAKKYNVDISHQRARHFNASLFNAYDHILVMDHQNYKDVVSQATSKEERDKVMLFLVDDIVPDPYFDENLFEPVYKLIENRCQQLIKEWK; this is encoded by the coding sequence ATGAATATTTTAATGGTTTGTTTAGGTAATATCTGTCGATCGTCGTTGGCGCACGGCATCCTAAGTCATCTGGCAAAAGAAGAAGGATTAGACTGGACGATTGAGTCTGCAGGTACAGGAGATTGGCATATTGGACAGGCCCCAGATAGGAGATCTATTGCTGTGGCTAAAAAATATAATGTTGACATTTCTCATCAACGAGCAAGACATTTTAACGCAAGCTTATTTAATGCCTACGATCATATCTTAGTGATGGATCATCAAAATTATAAGGATGTAGTTTCGCAGGCAACATCAAAAGAAGAACGGGATAAAGTTATGCTGTTTTTAGTGGATGATATTGTGCCAGATCCTTATTTTGATGAAAACCTATTTGAACCCGTGTATAAGCTTATTGAAAATCGCTGTCAGCAGTTGATCAAAGAGTGGAAGTAG
- a CDS encoding peptidylprolyl isomerase: protein MKKIILFSLFCVISLVVFAAKPTNKYVRIQTDKGVIVLKLYNETPKHRDNFVKLVKENYFDSLLFHRVIHNFMIQSGDPDSRNAKPGQLLGDGGPNYTIPSEIQTGLFHKKGALGAARDDNPAKASSASQFYIVQGKKFSDGGLDSLETLRMKGVKFTEAQRTAYKTVGGSPHLDGNYTVFGELISGIEVVDEIAAVKTDKNDRPVVDEHMSIKLLTKREAVNLERELKGLKPKNGLFTKISDLFSSKDY, encoded by the coding sequence ATGAAAAAAATAATTTTATTTTCATTATTTTGTGTGATATCGTTGGTTGTTTTTGCTGCAAAACCAACGAATAAGTATGTACGTATTCAAACTGATAAAGGAGTGATCGTATTAAAACTTTATAATGAGACACCAAAGCATAGAGACAACTTCGTGAAATTGGTGAAAGAGAATTACTTTGACAGTTTACTTTTTCATCGTGTTATACACAATTTTATGATTCAAAGTGGAGATCCTGATTCCAGAAATGCTAAACCTGGTCAATTGTTAGGGGACGGTGGTCCTAACTATACTATTCCTTCTGAAATCCAGACAGGTCTCTTCCATAAAAAAGGAGCTCTTGGTGCTGCAAGAGATGATAATCCAGCTAAAGCGTCCTCAGCTTCGCAATTCTATATTGTACAAGGGAAGAAATTTTCAGATGGAGGTTTAGATAGTTTAGAGACCTTGAGGATGAAAGGTGTTAAGTTTACCGAAGCACAGCGTACAGCTTATAAGACAGTAGGGGGATCTCCTCATTTGGATGGTAATTATACTGTTTTTGGAGAATTGATAAGTGGAATTGAGGTTGTTGATGAAATTGCAGCAGTGAAGACTGACAAAAATGATCGTCCTGTAGTGGATGAACACATGTCTATAAAGTTATTGACAAAAAGAGAAGCGGTTAATTTAGAACGTGAACTCAAAGGATTAAAACCTAAAAATGGTCTCTTTACTAAAATTAGTGATTTGTTTTCTTCTAAGGATTATTAA
- a CDS encoding exodeoxyribonuclease III, giving the protein MKIVTYNVNGLRAAIKKNWLGWLKEVNADVVCLQEIKATPDQIPEIALLEQLGYEHYWYPAQKKGYSGTAIFTRITPKHVEYGCGHEDYDFEGRIIRADFDDVSIMSTYFPSGTTGDIRQDFKYRFLADFQDYSNQLLQEKPNLIVCGDYNICHRPIDIHNPKSNANSSGFLPEEREWMENFINSGYIDSFRHLNPEPDRYTWWSYRAGARARNLGWRIDYNMVSNALASRIESAEILNQAIHSDHCPVVLHLK; this is encoded by the coding sequence GTGAAAATAGTTACTTATAACGTGAATGGCTTACGTGCTGCCATTAAGAAAAACTGGTTGGGTTGGTTAAAAGAAGTAAATGCAGATGTTGTCTGTCTTCAAGAGATCAAAGCTACACCAGATCAAATTCCAGAAATAGCCCTTTTGGAACAGTTGGGGTATGAGCATTATTGGTATCCAGCACAGAAAAAAGGATATAGTGGTACAGCAATATTTACGAGGATAACTCCAAAACATGTTGAGTACGGTTGCGGACATGAGGATTATGATTTTGAAGGGCGTATTATTAGAGCTGATTTTGATGATGTATCTATCATGAGTACTTATTTCCCTTCAGGAACAACAGGTGATATTCGCCAAGATTTTAAATATCGTTTCCTTGCAGATTTTCAAGATTATTCTAATCAACTTTTGCAGGAAAAACCAAATTTAATCGTTTGTGGAGATTACAATATCTGCCATCGTCCGATTGATATTCATAATCCCAAATCAAATGCGAATTCTTCGGGCTTTTTGCCAGAGGAAAGAGAGTGGATGGAGAACTTTATTAACTCGGGTTATATCGATTCCTTTCGTCATCTGAACCCAGAGCCAGATCGATACACTTGGTGGAGTTATCGTGCAGGAGCAAGAGCAAGAAATTTAGGTTGGCGCATCGATTATAATATGGTCTCAAATGCCTTAGCATCTCGAATTGAATCTGCAGAGATCTTAAATCAAGCAATACATTCGGATCATTGTCCTGTAGTGCTCCATTTGAAATAA
- a CDS encoding Mrp/NBP35 family ATP-binding protein, translating to MITKEQVLEALSYVEEPDLKKDLVTLNMIQNIVIDNQKVSFEVVLTTPACPLKDHIEHACRNAIAHFIDKNIAVDVHMTSRVLGKEGNQLSGIKNIILVSSGKGGVGKSTVAANLALSLLAKGAKTGLLDADIYGPSLPIMFGLEGEKPQSVQHEDGSVKIQPIEKFGLKLLSIGFFTDPNQPIPWRGPMATSAIKQLLNDTDWGDLDYLIIDMPPGTGDIHITVSQNFPIAGAVIVTTPQHVALADAVKGMGMFLMDSINIPLLGVIENMAYFTPAELPENKYYIFGKDGGKRLAEEYKIPFLGEIPLLKGISDAGDNGFPIAIDPEDPTTKSFIAIAERVAQQLSIVQATK from the coding sequence ATGATAACCAAAGAACAAGTACTAGAAGCTCTATCATATGTGGAAGAACCAGATTTAAAAAAAGATTTGGTTACACTCAACATGATTCAAAATATTGTCATTGACAATCAAAAAGTATCTTTTGAAGTAGTGTTAACTACACCTGCCTGTCCCCTTAAAGATCATATAGAACATGCCTGTCGGAATGCGATTGCGCATTTCATTGACAAAAATATTGCAGTGGATGTCCATATGACATCTCGTGTATTGGGTAAGGAAGGAAATCAATTATCAGGAATTAAAAATATCATCCTCGTTTCTTCAGGAAAAGGGGGTGTTGGTAAATCTACTGTTGCTGCGAACTTAGCATTGTCCTTACTTGCCAAAGGTGCAAAAACTGGTCTTTTAGATGCCGATATTTATGGCCCATCGCTTCCTATCATGTTTGGTCTTGAAGGTGAAAAACCACAATCTGTACAACATGAAGATGGCTCTGTTAAAATACAACCTATTGAAAAATTCGGATTAAAATTATTATCCATTGGGTTTTTCACAGATCCAAACCAACCTATTCCATGGAGAGGGCCGATGGCTACATCTGCAATCAAACAGCTTTTGAATGATACAGACTGGGGTGATTTGGATTATTTAATAATCGATATGCCTCCTGGAACAGGAGATATCCACATTACCGTATCTCAAAATTTCCCTATTGCTGGAGCAGTAATCGTGACGACGCCACAACATGTTGCATTAGCAGATGCTGTTAAAGGTATGGGCATGTTCTTGATGGATTCAATCAACATTCCTTTGTTAGGAGTCATAGAGAATATGGCTTATTTTACACCGGCTGAATTACCAGAAAACAAATATTATATCTTTGGTAAAGATGGAGGTAAAAGATTGGCAGAGGAGTACAAAATACCATTTTTGGGAGAGATTCCTTTATTAAAAGGTATCTCTGATGCTGGGGACAATGGTTTTCCAATTGCAATTGACCCAGAAGATCCAACGACGAAATCTTTCATTGCAATTGCTGAACGTGTAGCACAACAATTGTCTATTGTACAAGCAACAAAATAA
- a CDS encoding transglycosylase domain-containing protein: MRILYIVLGVLFVFMIAGGVFAYQKRDGMLLSAINKAKEKLASKYDLDLKIQYYSFKGLSSVQFQNIVLQPKGKEQLAHIQDLTVSVRILPLLSGDVKIGQILMDNSAVTLVKKDSTSNYDFLFKKREKDSTKNDKAETNFADLADRMLKSVFFKIPKDMDMNNFEISYQDDSTSQRILIPEAEISGGDLKTKFLLNDHEAVWNLEGTVNPDDKELYLKLFSDKKDVELPLLRRKFGLKASFDAISFRLNKVDRKNKELLSLSGDWGFENLKLNHWRISDKDVIFPGGVMSGALNIGKTSIEIDKESKVKVKEFEFNPYVKYEHKPQQKLELAIHTDRIEAQKFFDAIPVGLFNSLEGIHVSGHMQYDLNFALNFKKPNDVVFSSKMDDKDLKIEKWGNANIQELNTPFTYIAYEKGEPMRTIVLGSQNPDFTPLDQISRYMQISLINTEDPFFFSHNGFQEEAFRLSIATNLKEKKFKRGASTISMQLVKNVFLNRNKTVVRKVEEIILVWLMESSKQVSKKRLYEVYLNVIEWGNNVYGITEASRYYFGKKPLDLTLGESIFLSSIVPRPKTGLYSFDWTGHLKSNMLHYFNTYGHIMVKTGQLGVDSTVSNYGFYQVELLPHLRSARPAHVDTIDSLDFELDEGEEIFPDETEHTKEHTRSIFDKLLGRNKEEEKK, translated from the coding sequence ATGAGAATTCTGTACATCGTACTTGGAGTTCTTTTTGTGTTTATGATTGCAGGAGGTGTTTTTGCATATCAAAAACGAGACGGCATGTTACTGTCCGCCATTAATAAAGCAAAGGAAAAACTTGCATCTAAATATGACCTGGATCTTAAGATTCAATATTATTCTTTTAAAGGACTATCTTCCGTTCAATTTCAAAATATTGTTCTTCAGCCAAAAGGGAAGGAGCAATTAGCACATATCCAGGATTTAACGGTTTCTGTTCGAATCCTTCCACTATTATCTGGAGACGTTAAAATCGGACAAATCCTAATGGATAATAGTGCTGTAACATTGGTCAAAAAAGATTCAACGAGTAATTATGATTTTCTTTTCAAAAAGAGAGAAAAAGATAGTACAAAAAATGATAAGGCAGAAACTAATTTCGCTGATTTGGCTGATCGCATGTTGAAAAGTGTATTCTTTAAGATTCCAAAAGATATGGATATGAATAATTTTGAAATATCTTATCAGGACGACAGTACCTCACAACGAATTCTAATCCCTGAGGCAGAGATTTCTGGTGGTGATTTGAAGACAAAATTTTTACTTAATGATCATGAAGCTGTTTGGAATCTAGAAGGTACTGTTAATCCAGATGACAAAGAATTATATCTCAAATTATTTTCTGATAAAAAAGATGTTGAACTACCACTTTTGAGACGAAAGTTTGGATTGAAAGCAAGTTTCGATGCGATTTCATTTCGATTAAATAAGGTAGATCGAAAAAACAAAGAACTGCTATCACTATCAGGAGATTGGGGTTTTGAAAACTTAAAACTCAATCATTGGCGGATTTCAGATAAAGATGTAATATTTCCAGGAGGAGTAATGAGTGGCGCTTTGAACATCGGAAAAACTTCTATTGAAATCGATAAAGAAAGTAAGGTGAAGGTAAAGGAGTTTGAATTTAACCCTTATGTTAAATACGAGCATAAACCGCAACAAAAGTTAGAATTAGCTATCCATACAGACCGTATAGAAGCACAAAAGTTTTTTGATGCCATACCAGTAGGATTGTTCAATTCATTGGAAGGTATTCATGTGTCAGGGCATATGCAATATGATTTGAATTTTGCCTTGAATTTTAAAAAGCCAAACGATGTCGTCTTTTCTTCAAAAATGGATGACAAAGATCTAAAGATAGAGAAATGGGGAAATGCCAATATACAAGAATTGAATACCCCATTTACATATATCGCATATGAAAAAGGAGAACCAATGCGTACGATTGTATTGGGCTCTCAAAATCCAGACTTTACACCTTTAGATCAGATCTCTCGTTATATGCAGATCTCTTTGATCAATACAGAGGATCCTTTCTTTTTTTCACATAATGGTTTCCAAGAAGAAGCTTTCAGATTATCTATAGCAACCAATTTAAAAGAAAAGAAATTCAAGCGTGGGGCAAGTACCATATCTATGCAACTGGTCAAAAATGTCTTTTTGAATCGCAATAAAACAGTTGTCCGAAAAGTAGAAGAAATTATTTTGGTTTGGTTAATGGAATCTTCAAAACAGGTTAGTAAAAAGCGACTTTATGAAGTATACCTGAATGTGATTGAGTGGGGTAACAATGTATATGGTATTACGGAAGCATCGCGTTATTATTTTGGAAAGAAACCATTGGATTTGACTTTAGGAGAGAGCATCTTTTTGTCAAGTATTGTTCCTCGTCCCAAAACAGGCCTCTATTCTTTTGATTGGACTGGGCATTTAAAATCCAATATGTTGCATTATTTTAATACTTATGGTCATATTATGGTGAAAACTGGACAACTTGGGGTAGACTCCACGGTGTCGAACTATGGTTTTTACCAAGTGGAATTATTACCACATCTAAGATCTGCAAGACCAGCTCATGTAGATACGATTGATAGTTTAGATTTTGAATTGGATGAAGGAGAAGAAATTTTTCCAGATGAAACAGAGCATACCAAAGAACATACACGTTCTATTTTTGATAAATTATTAGGTCGAAATAAAGAAGAGGAGAAGAAGTAA
- the hpt gene encoding hypoxanthine phosphoribosyltransferase, with protein MKQLEIDNLHFELMIDENQIQKRIRLIGTDINHRYEQKNPVFIGVLNGCFMFMTDLLKQVVIPCEISFVKLASYEGTDQGKMSELIGLGIDLQGRDVIIVEDIVDSGNSLKYTIEAIERQLPASVVVCTLLLKPECLQYDFENIQYVGFEIEKEFVVGYGMDYNGLGRNIPDIYKNIIV; from the coding sequence ATGAAACAATTAGAAATCGATAATTTACATTTTGAGTTGATGATTGATGAAAATCAAATTCAAAAGCGTATACGGTTGATAGGTACTGATATCAATCATCGTTATGAGCAAAAGAATCCTGTATTTATTGGTGTTTTAAATGGTTGTTTCATGTTTATGACCGATTTATTAAAACAAGTGGTTATTCCTTGCGAAATTTCTTTTGTGAAATTAGCTTCTTATGAAGGAACAGATCAAGGTAAAATGAGTGAACTTATTGGATTGGGGATAGATCTCCAAGGGCGGGATGTTATCATTGTTGAAGATATTGTTGATTCGGGGAACTCTTTGAAATATACGATTGAGGCTATTGAAAGGCAATTACCAGCTAGTGTGGTTGTATGTACCTTATTATTGAAACCTGAATGTTTACAATATGATTTTGAAAACATTCAGTATGTTGGTTTCGAAATAGAAAAAGAATTTGTTGTAGGATATGGCATGGATTATAATGGTTTAGGCCGGAATATTCCAGATATCTATAAAAATATAATTGTCTAG